A segment of the Carya illinoinensis cultivar Pawnee chromosome 1, C.illinoinensisPawnee_v1, whole genome shotgun sequence genome:
aatgtatagtgctagtcatcaaaagcatagtctcttttgtaacccTAAATATATGagtatattgatgttatataaaaaatagatcaataagagaatctcctctctcgttctctctcaatctcttgaaactctgtCATTTTTCATTGAGTTCATAACATTACTTCCAATTTCCAAacttttttataactatattaaataaataattttttttctaaaattaaaattcatttttaatagAAATGGCATTCTTGCATTGTAAAAGATCAATTATATTCTTCACGTTCGTGTATGAAACACATATAATAAAGTATTTATaagacataatttaatttaaaaaataattttaaaatttaaatagtatagataatatataaaaatgacatgAATGATGTATTCTATACTCCAGACTTAAAATAGAATAAGTATGTATCAAGAGATTCACATTATCTATAATTTTTGGAAATAAAtcattcaattttcaattcatagAACCTTTTGTTCGTCGTAGCCAGGCGAGGCTGAGCATATCTTTATCCCGAACGAGAAATGTCCAGGTGGCAAACTAAAAACACAAGGGCATTAGCTTCAACCAACCAATAAGAGAGAGCCTTATCCTATCCCATTATCTTTCTCGCAGCAAGGCCACGAAATAATTCCTGTTGTCCCATTCTCCACTCTCCCACCACCACCCAAAAACCTTCTCTTTTGGTTTTGTTTCTCAGAATATAGATAAAAACTACTTTCTGAGGGTGAGTGAGAACTAAAGAGATCAGCTTTGAACACAACAATGGCAGCCTCCCTGCAAGCAGCGGCTACACTAATGCAACCCGCCAAGGTGGGTGTGTCTTCTAGGAGCAGTCTACAGCTGAGGTCTTCACAGAGTGTTTCCAAGTCCTTTGGCGTGGAACCAGTTGCAGCCAGGCTCACCTGCTCTCTCCAAGCTGATTTCAAGGACTTGGCTCTCAAATGTGTCGACGCTACCAAGATTGCTGGCTTTGCTCTAGCTACTTCTGCTCTCGTTGTCTCGGTATGcctgttttctttttgttttctttttgttatacTGATCTTCATATAAATAAGGCTAATTCGAATTATGTAGAAGTTTTACAAGTTCGAATCTTTACTTGTCTTACACCTCATATCAAATTGCTAGAACTTTTATTTAAAGAGTTTTCTAATGAATCGGTCAATTAACTGTAGTAGTAGAGAGTTAATTAATTGTCCATGGTGGAGAGTTAGTTTAACTCCTTAGAACTTCCCTATCCATGTAGACACAACATAGACGCAAAATATTCTTCGAAGAATATTTGCCGATAGATATTGCGTGGAGGTTTGCATGTCATAAAGGACTAGGAAATTAAGGATCACATTGCATGTTGAAGATCTGCTGATTGTCATTTACTGTCAATTTTTAATTGGTATTATTTCAGATcgtcttttgtttttcctcccTGAAAGAGGAGATGATTAAAATTGAGTTGAAACCAATGACAAATCATATGTTCCTCTGTTTTGAAaggtaaaaaaatcaaaataaaacaagGTATCAACTCGTGCTGTTAATTTACAATTCAAAGGAAAAGGCATGAAATAAATGTTAATACTTCAGGGAGCAAGTGCTGAAGGAGTTCCAAAGAGACTAACCTACGACGAAATTCAAAGCAAGACATACATGGAGGTAAAGGGAACTGGGACAGCCAACCAGTGCCCAACCATTGATGGCGGAATCGATAAATTCGCATTCAAGCCTGGAAACTACAATGCCAAGAAGTTTTGCCTGGAACCAACTTCATTCACTGTCAAAGCCGAGGGCGTGAACAAGAATTCCCCACCTGAGTTCCAAAACACCAAGCTCATGACCCGCTTAACCTACACCCTGGACGAAATCGAGGGACCTTTCGAGGTGTCCCCCGACGGCACCATCAAGTTTGTGGAAAAAGATGGCATTGACTACGCAGCCGTGACTGTTCAGCTGCCTGGAGGCGAGAGGGTGCCATTCCTTTTCACCATCAAACAGTTGGTGGCATCAGGGAAACCAGAGAGCTTTAGCGGAGAGTTTTTGGTGCCATCTTACCGAGGCTCCTCGTTCTTGGACCCAAAGGGCAGGGGTGGCTCAACTGGCTATGACAATGCAGTTGCATTGCCTGCTGGAGGTAGGGGAGACGAGGAGGAACTTGTGAAGGAGAACGTCAAGAATACCTCTTCATCAACAGGCAAAATCACCCTGAGTGTCACCAAGAGCAAGCCTGAGACTGGGGAAGTGATTGGAGTGTTCGAGAGCGTCCAGCCTTCAGACACTGATTTGGGAGCAAAGACTCCAAAGGATGTGAAGATCCAGGGAATATGGTATGCTCAGCTTGATTGATCATAggccttttttttcctttttttttttttttgctcttttttcttttaaaaaacacGATCGTTTTCACTGTCgattcagattttgttgttgtAAGTTGAAGGTATTGCTAAACTAAATTCCCTGTTTGACAAAAATGGAGAAGCAGCACTGAGATTTCGATCCACTTCGTATATTATGATGGCTtgtgataataataatattttccatTCGAAATTAGTCGTAGGCCCCTGATCTTAAGGCTGCTACGATCCTAACGTATATCAGGTAGTAAAAAACTGGCAAATATGATCTAAGTTAATGAATGAAATCTTTTTCTTCGATCTGGTCCAACTGCTGGGAAAAAAACGTTCCCATGAGTTTTTACTCGAATTTGAAACAAGACCACTTCATGTGTCTATTAGTTTTGCTTGACATCGGTCGAACCTTATGTTATCAAGTATTAAAAACTTAATTTGATCCAagttaattacttaattaatgatttttttttttaatttatttcttctagTTCGTGTCCCAGAACAAAAGGAATACACATTACACCACGATAAATCAAAAGAGAAATTTCAAGTCAAAGACATATGATCTGATTGGCATTGTCCCCGATCTCCAAAATGAAAATTTGGAGTTCGAAACcccattttcaaatatatatatatatataaatgagagatttcaagaaatgacAGAATATATATCACTCTATCAAGAAATGATGAATATATATCACTCATTCAATAATCGAGCTAAAGGACTTAACATTTTCTTGCGAAAACGTATGTAACTTAATATGCATTATGCAACACGCATCACCAGATTCACTAGTAAAGTGTGTCGATGGacatataaaaatgataatttaaaaagagaaaagaattaCCCAGAAAggccaaagaaaaatattactttcCGAAAGGATCATCATGACGGAGTTAAGGCGACGGTACTGTTAGGTCTACAGTTAAATGCATTCCAAACGAACCCTTTTAATTCGATGTTGGCGTCTCAAGGCGACTGTCATGAAAACCCTTTGAAATGCTGTCAAATGAAGCAGTATGCATTGAGCGGCAAAGTagcttttttttatatgtatttagtGTGTCAACAAACGGAAATATTTTAATGCATTGATCCCTtgctaattaatttatatatatatatatatctatttaatttggtgaaatattttcatcattaattgttattatctatttatttactcTGTAACGTATCATTCAAGGCGTGTGCCAAATAAATTGAAAGGATAATAGCATGCCAGAATCTGATTCTTTCAAACCTCaaggaaataaaaacaaatgaattagaTAAAGAATTTAGTGTCTTGCACGTTTGAGATTAATTATGCCATTAatgaaaataaactaatttttaatagtgaatttcGAAATAATTTTGCCGATCTTTTGCAGGGACATGGCCCAAGGTGGTGACAACAATGGTACTGGAGGTGGCAACAAAATACCTCATGAGGAGGTACAACCACACCCAGTGAAGGAACAGCTACCCGGCATTCAGTATTGCGTTAACAGTCCTCCCCCATGGCCGGAAGCTGTTGTGTTGGGTTTCCAGCATTATCTTTTGACTCTGGGCATTACCACTTCAATTCCCAGCATGATCGTTCCTCAAATGGGCGGTGGTGATACCGAGAAGGCAAGGGTGATTCAAACCTTGCTTTTCGTTTCAGGATTGAGCACACTCTTCCAGTCTCTGTTTGGAACCCGGCTCCCATCTGTGGTTGTGGGTTCTTACTCATATATTATACCCATTACTTCAATTGTACTAGCCCGGAGATATAATGTATACACAGATCCGCATGAGAGGTTCATAGAGACTATGAGAGGAATACAAGGTGCTCTGATTATTGCTGCATGTTTCCAGATGGTTATGGGATTTTTAGGCATTTGGAGGAATGCAGTAAGGTTCCTTAGCCCCCTTTCTGTTGTTCCATACGTAACTTTTACGGGGTTTGGGCTTTATCATCTCGGTTTCCCTTTGCTGGCAACATGTGTTGAAGTTGGGCTTCCGGGGTTGATTGTTATGGTTTTCATCTCACAGTATCTTCCCCAGTTGCTGAAACTAGAGAGGCCAATATGGGATCGATTCGCAGTGCTCTTCTCAGTTGGAATTGCCTGGTTATATGCACAATTTCTTACTTCAAGTGGTGTGTATAGGAACAAACCTGCAAAGACTCAGATTAGTTGCCGCACAGATCGTGCTGGACTCTTGACTGCAGCTCCTTGGCTATATATTCCTTATCCGTTTCAATGGGGAAGCCCCACATTTCATGCCAGAGAAGCTTTTGCAATGATGGCTGCTTCTTTTGTTTCACTTTTTGAGTCCACTGGTACATTTTTTGCAACAGCAAGATATGCCAGCGCCACACCTGTGCCACCTTCTGTTACTAGCCGCGGTGTTGGCTGGCTGGGAATAGGAGTTTTGCTCAATGGCGTGTTTGGCTCTGTAACTGGCGCTTCGGCATCAGTGGAAAATGCTGGTCTATTGGCATCAACGAGAGTTGGAAGTCGAAGAGTCATTCAAATATCAGCAGTGTTTATGATTTTCTTCTCTGTATTTGGAAAACTTGGAGCATTTTTTGCTTCTATACCCATACCAATCATGTCAGCTTTGTACTGCGTGTTCTTCGGCTACGTTTCTTCTGCAGGTCTTGGTTTTCTCCAATTCTGTAACCTGAACAGTTTCagaacaaaatttattctgggcttttctttcttcatagGCATTTCAGTACCACAATACTTCAGCGAGTATTATCGTATAGATCCAAGTTCTGGACACATTCGCACTCACTCTGGATGGTTTGATGATATAGTGACTGTCATCTTCGTGTCTCACACAACGGTGGCTGCACTGGTTGCTTTGATTTTGGATTGCTCACTCTCTCGCGAAACTGATGCCACCAGAACAGACACTGGCTTGCATTGGTGGGAGAAGTTCAGCTTATATGCTTCGGACGTTAGAAATGATGAATTCTATGGACTCCCATGCCTGCTGAATAAGCTTTTCCCAGCTGTTTAAACCTACAGATCGAAGAATATTATCTGCAACTACTACTGCGAAGAGTTATTGTTTTCCATTCACATTGCAATAGGGAAACGAAAATGCAATGCTTTACCATTGTGTGGTCAATATAACATGTTAAGGATTTGATGTGTTTTGCAGCTTTTGCTACTACTTTTAATTTCATAGTAGACATGGACTTCTttgcattaaaaaagaaaacaataaaaaataaaaaaaataaaagaaaagaaaagaatgcaaGCAAATATAGCATATAgcttatctaaaatcatttttacatatttttttatatattttattaatatgattggttaaaataattattttatattaaaaaatatacagctaattaatttaataaaatatataatttaaaattatgtaaaagtcaatacatataaaatttttgataaaaattaattacagactaaaaaaataaataattttctattttacacttTCGGACACCTTTTCTTACAAAGACACTGTCGGAATGAACATTAATTTATACGGTGCTTCGACACCCACCAaccaatatcataaaaaaattcacgGAACGTGTAAATtgtcttttttgaatttttaccttttaaataatttcttaaactctttaatcatttaaaaaattataaatttattaaaaaatagtccttaaccattaaactaaaaaaaagacAATCATAGATTCTGTCGGTGATATTCATCCAtgggaatatcatttccctAATTTATgtccaataaataaataatccaataaatataaatatatattaataatcaaaattaagtaaatataaataaatgggTAATGCTTATCGCACAGACAAAAAAAGCTACGGGTGATGgctatcgatttttttttttttttaacttaatgattaagaaaatgtatttaaatgatgttgtaaacttttttaaaagaatatttaaagatattaaaaaaataataaaaaaagcacaaaaaaaaaactttggaaaattctagttacaagtacaattacacactaatatgtgtatcaatctaatgtgattaatcaaaaagtagattttattgaaaatagtattaatttaaattttgaatataaaaaaatcaatattggtatgtagattagtacgcgactttatttatacatagcaaaactaaaaaaatttaacctaTTCGTTGACCACCTTCAgtcatggtttttaaaatcgtaccGTATTGGCCGGTACGGCCGTTATATGTCGTACCGCCACCGGACCGGTACAAAAATTTACCTGTTTCGTACCGATTCAAATATTTTAGTCTGTATCGGCCTATGTACCTGTCGGTATTTCGgccttaatttgttttttttattttttcaaactataaattcattttttgactcTCAATTTAGACcaagctatttataatttatatatatatatatatttacgtataatttatttatatatagattattattttagaatataattaatatatatatttatatatataatttattcacatatcgactatcccgaaatggTACGCAAAATGGTAccgatatcgaaatattttattccaatatCTTGACTGATAcggcatccggtacggtattcaaaacattgcctTTAGTAACTTTTTACAAGTGATTGTAGTAAGatctttaaataaattatggaaAACACTACTCCACCTGTAAAATCTACggattagattttttttcttaacggttaataaagtattttttaataaatttgtaattttttatatttttttaaaaatgtttaaagtatttaaaaaatgttttttttattaaagagagagagagagagagagagagagagagagagagagagagagagagttttgctGGTCAGGATTCGACTTTGTGGGCGTAGCATCACccaaattatagttatatagcGTGATGTCGCGAGTAGCCAGTGAAATCAAACCCaccgaggaagaagaagatgccaAGCGGCGTAGCCATTAAGTTCTCAATCGCattcctctcttttcttttcggaaaattctatataccgtaactattatcttatttatatttcagtaaaatgtgttatatttattactattaaataattatttattatatacttttttatcatcaaatataATCAATGCGCCATAATATGTATGGTGAAATGGAAGTGAGAAGATGATGGGTTTCTCCCCTCTTCACCTCACCGATTACCATAGAATATCTGTATTTCCATTTTCATCtgctccctttttttttcttttttaaactttttccttttcattcacAACTACTACATTCCCTGGCGTACCAGGATTCGTCCAAGGAATGGCTACGGACGCCAAGAATTGGGATTGACTATGACGAGGGCTTGCATGCGAGTAACCATAGCATGGATGAACTGCCAGGGGCGTTGGGAACCAGCGCCAGCTTAGCTCTGCGGTTGGGTCAGGCTGTCTTCTCCTCTGCCTCCCTTATCTTCATGTGCTTGGACGTTGATTTTTACAGCTATACTTCCTTCTGGTAAGCTCAATTTCCTTTGCCTAGAACTTTAGAATTGTGTTTTGATCAAGCAATTTTGTGGCTTTTGGCTTATTCTTCAATACCCATCTCTTTTTGCTcaaattattattcaatttattgGGTGTTACCGTGTGGGGTGGTATGAACGTGGGGAAAGGAAAACTGCGATTATCATAAAGTCAATGAAGTATTTTTATTAGAGAGTTTGGTTGCTGAAAAGTATAGGAATTCAATATGAATTTTGGATTCTCTTGGTTGGAGGAATGGGAGATGTTCTTTGGTTGCGAATGCAATTGGTggaaaatacatgaacataaaaGAATCCTAGGAATTTATAGGAAGTATATGGTATTGGCGTATAGGTTACTTCTTTTGGTTGAATATCTAATGGATGAAAGCCCATTTCGAGTGAGTTTAAGTGACTGGAGTATATAAGTCAAGAGAAAGAGCAGtgagttaaaaaaatttccaGGGTCTGCCTGTAGTAGTACGTGCTCATGTTGTTTGCTTGATTGTGTCCTCAATGTgcatgttcaatttcaattttggcATCTCCTAATGTCAATGAAAATCAACGGTTGTGACTAAGGTCCACAGTTTTTAGttaagttgaattaattgaaattaTAAGTTGAAGAGGGGAATGGTGGTAGGAATCCTGAGGACCCATTGACCGAGCTCCAATGAGTGAAGGGATGGAAAAAACTGTAAACTTCAACTCCATACACTTCAAAAATCATTTAGCCCCCTAAAAGAATCACTTTAGTTTGATTCGTTTTCATTCTGGTGTGTATTTAAGCTCTTCTTAATGCTCATTTCCCTGGTCAAAGAAGATTAAATGATGTCGTTGATAACAAGAAACCATTGATGTTTGGTCAGAGTAGTTTCTAGAGTATATACTAAAACAGACTCTTAGTCTGTAGGACTTAAGGTTGAGAGCATTTCcttcataataatattgggtttTCCATTCAAAAGTGTTGGCATGGAGAGAGATTTCAAGGGGTCATTATTTTTGGGTATGTATTGGAGCATCATGGAAACTTGGCTTCAATATGAAAAATGCTAAAAGGGGTGCATTTAATCAAATTGTTAGTAGTACACTGCTTTTCTGGTAATTGATGTAGGGATGCAACATTTTATATGTAAGCAGGCatgtaattttgagttttaaatctTTTGGGCATGTAAGATCTGTTCGATTAAGAAGTGTCTTCTTTATCAATTTAACCCCAgacaaagcaaaataaaaatactgcTAGAATGATAAGGATATCTTTTATGagataaaatttcatattaaaataaCCCATTCCTATAATAAAGCAAATGAAGTGTTCTCTCTTGCTGACCAAAAAAGAAATTCTTTTGTTCTCTCTCGGTGGTTGGTATTCTTGCAGCTTCATATTAGTTAACAAGTCTCACAATTACCTTCACTCCTAtacctttcctttttctttttgtatgtgtacttg
Coding sequences within it:
- the LOC122306623 gene encoding oxygen-evolving enhancer protein 1, chloroplastic → MAASLQAAATLMQPAKVGVSSRSSLQLRSSQSVSKSFGVEPVAARLTCSLQADFKDLALKCVDATKIAGFALATSALVVSGASAEGVPKRLTYDEIQSKTYMEVKGTGTANQCPTIDGGIDKFAFKPGNYNAKKFCLEPTSFTVKAEGVNKNSPPEFQNTKLMTRLTYTLDEIEGPFEVSPDGTIKFVEKDGIDYAAVTVQLPGGERVPFLFTIKQLVASGKPESFSGEFLVPSYRGSSFLDPKGRGGSTGYDNAVALPAGGRGDEEELVKENVKNTSSSTGKITLSVTKSKPETGEVIGVFESVQPSDTDLGAKTPKDVKIQGIWYAQLD
- the LOC122301551 gene encoding putative nucleobase-ascorbate transporter 10, coding for MAQGGDNNGTGGGNKIPHEEVQPHPVKEQLPGIQYCVNSPPPWPEAVVLGFQHYLLTLGITTSIPSMIVPQMGGGDTEKARVIQTLLFVSGLSTLFQSLFGTRLPSVVVGSYSYIIPITSIVLARRYNVYTDPHERFIETMRGIQGALIIAACFQMVMGFLGIWRNAVRFLSPLSVVPYVTFTGFGLYHLGFPLLATCVEVGLPGLIVMVFISQYLPQLLKLERPIWDRFAVLFSVGIAWLYAQFLTSSGVYRNKPAKTQISCRTDRAGLLTAAPWLYIPYPFQWGSPTFHAREAFAMMAASFVSLFESTGTFFATARYASATPVPPSVTSRGVGWLGIGVLLNGVFGSVTGASASVENAGLLASTRVGSRRVIQISAVFMIFFSVFGKLGAFFASIPIPIMSALYCVFFGYVSSAGLGFLQFCNLNSFRTKFILGFSFFIGISVPQYFSEYYRIDPSSGHIRTHSGWFDDIVTVIFVSHTTVAALVALILDCSLSRETDATRTDTGLHWWEKFSLYASDVRNDEFYGLPCLLNKLFPAV